A section of the Harmonia axyridis chromosome 2, icHarAxyr1.1, whole genome shotgun sequence genome encodes:
- the LOC123673186 gene encoding probable H/ACA ribonucleoprotein complex subunit 1, with product MSFRGRGGGGFRGGRGGRGGGGGGRDRFPQGPPERVVPFGYLDYTCQDDLVVKSEIKDIPFFNAPIYLENMEQIGKIDEIFGNTEDYSVTIRLSDNIYSSSFEKNQKLFIDPAKLLPLQRFLPKPPGAPTVKRLGGGRGGFGGRGGSGGRGGRGGFGGGGRGGFGGGGRGGGGRGGFGGGGRGGFGGGRGGGGRGGFGGGNRGFGGGGRGNFGGGSNWNSSGGVKRKFNE from the exons ATGTCTTTCCGAGGAAGAGGTGGCGGCGGTTTTCGTGGGGGTCGTGGTGGACGTGGAGGAGGCGGAGGTGGACGTGACAGATTTCCACAAGGTCCGCCAGAAAGAGTTGTTCCATTTGGATACCTCGATTACACGTGTCAAGATGACTTGGTCGTTAAATCCGAAATAAAGGATATACCATTTTTCAATGCTCccatttatttagaaaatatggAACAAATAGGAAAAATCGacgaaatatttggaaacacaGAAGATTATTCTGTTACAATACGATTATCAGATAATATATATAGCTCCAGTTTCGAGAAAAATCAGAAG TTATTCATTGATCCTGCCAAACTTCTTCCACTTCAAAGGTTCCTTCCAAAACCCCCAGGTGCACCAACTGTCAAAAGATTAGGTGGTGGTCGAGGCGGATTTGGAGGTAGAGGAGGCTCTGGGGGAAGAGGAGGCAGAGGAGGTTTTGGTGGCGGAGGCAGAGGAGGTTTTGGTGGCGGAGGAAGAGGAGGAGGAGGAAGAGGCGGTTTTGGTGGCGGAGGAAGAGGAGGATTTGGCGGCGGAAGAGGAGGTGGTGGTAGAGGAGGTTTCGGAGGTGGTAATAGAGGTTTTGGAGGAGGCGGTAGAGGAAATTTTGGTGGTGGCAGCAATTGGAACAGCTCAGGAGGAGTCAAGaggaaattcaatgaataa
- the LOC123672972 gene encoding la-related protein 7: MDVTNEDSISKKGRHRKKQLYKSILQQMEFYFSDSNLSKDRYLSQLIQEEPFVNLNEFLKFNKIRKLTLSIDDLRKAIKKSDILELSEDLEKVKRKTEIKVKENVDDCTIYVERIAADCTHDFLTNTFSDYGLVTYVSIPKYKHNNMNKGFAFVEFDSEDAVQNALNYFESIGCKMSSNINPEDLYSISSYVKEHELNEEDNRGTKRKLSDDEGSDCKRIKKEIEQNENIPVEEDLKKKRKKEHKKKMLIKELGLQILSKQEWKKMRNGYLNLQRKKMKEVKMHLNSFKNVKTTSDKIEQGNTKISDSENVEEAPPKLEYVPGTIVKVKLSEPCQSDKKIKMEVKAITKDALYVDVPFSSGSEEIFVRFPSNEAAEKFCTEEIGAFRNILQGEEEQMYWKKIEIDRINKFQKSKKKQRGKDKLLKRTEKHLAKHTRFDENE, from the exons ATGGACGTGACAAATGAAGATTCCATATCTAAAAAAGGAAGGCATCGTAAAAAGCAGTTATATAAATCCATTCTACAACAAATGGAATTTTATTTTAGTGATTCCAATTTGTCGAAAGATAGATATCTATCACAATTGATTCAAGAAGAGCcat TTGTGAATCTCAATGAGtttttgaaattcaacaaaatcAGAAAGTTGACCCTAAGTATTGATGATCTGAGGAAAGCTATCAAGAAATCAGACATATTGGAATTATCTGAAGATTTAGAGAAAGTAAAAAGAAAGACAGAAATTAAAGTAAAAGAAAATGTTGATGATTGCACTATTTATGTAGAAAGGATTGCTGCAGATTGTACTCATGATTTTCTCACAAATACTTTCTCTGATTATGGGCTTGTAACATATGTGtcaatacctaaatataaacataataataTGAATAAAGGGTTTGCTTTTGTAGAATTTGATTCTGAGGATGCTGTTCAGAATGCACTAAATTACTTTGAGAGTATAGGATGTAAAATGTCTTCAAATATTAATCCGGAGGATTTGTATAGCATATCATCATATGTAAAAGAACATGAActaaatgaagaagataataggGGAACTAAAAGGAAACTATCTGATGATGAAGGCAGTGATTGTAAGAggattaaaaaagaaattgaacagaatgaaaatataccAGTTGAAGaagatctgaaaaaaaaaagaaagaaggaaCATAAGAAGAAAATGTTGATCAAAGAATTAGGCTTACAGATTTTATCTAA GCAAGAATGGAAGAAGATGCGAAATGGCTATTTGAATTTACaaaggaagaagatgaaggAAGTTAAAATGCATCTCAATAGTTTTAAGAATGTAAAAACAACCTCAGATAAAATTGAACAAGGCAATACTAAAATTTCAGACTCTGAAAATGTGGAGGAGGCTCCTCCAAAGTTAGAATATGTTCCTGGTACTATTGTGAAAGTGAAACTTTCAGAACCTTGTCaaagtgataaaaaaattaag atgGAAGTTAAAGCTATCACAAAAGATGCTCTTTATGTAGATGTACCATTTTCTTCTGGAAGTGAAGAAATTTTTGTCAGATTTCCATCTAATGAAGCTGCTGAAAAGTTCTGTACTGAAGAAATAGGAGCATTTAGGAATATTTTACAAGGAGAAGAAGAGCAAATGTATTGGAAGAAAATAGAAATTGatcgaattaataaatttcagaaatcaaaaaagaaacaGAGAGGAAAAGACAAACTATTGAAGAGAACTGAAAAGCATTTAGCCAAACATACACGATTTGATGAGAATGAATGA